From Candidatus Zixiibacteriota bacterium, the proteins below share one genomic window:
- a CDS encoding Ni/Fe-hydrogenase cytochrome b subunit yields MSAHEFSLPVRVKFFTTGTKILFGIMAAGLAAYAYRLLFGLGSATNLTDQYPWGLWIAVDVASGVALAAGGFTTAALV; encoded by the coding sequence ATGAGCGCGCACGAGTTTTCTCTGCCGGTGAGGGTGAAATTTTTCACCACCGGGACGAAAATTCTATTTGGAATCATGGCGGCCGGTCTGGCGGCCTACGCCTATCGTCTTCTATTCGGACTGGGCTCGGCCACCAATCTTACCGATCAATATCCCTGGGGTCTCTGGATCGCGGTTGATGTCGCCTCGGGTGTCGCTTTAGCGGCCGGCGGATTCACAACCGCGGCTCTGGTCGA